taattggggagactacaaattaactgaaatcagtacaaataaaatgaaatgttggttttgtggagagggaaaaaccggattAAATCAAGCAGCACTCTTATTTCCTAGTTTTTAACCTTCTGGAAGTTTCCCCACGAAATTGCCCAACGAGATCACTCAAATCCAGAAGTTTGCccgagataattttttttacagtcaTTAAACTTTCAATGCAGACTAATTACGAGATCAGGTAACTTTCATTTCCTAGTTTTTTAGATGCCAGAAATTTGCCCAAGAAATCGCCCatttaaagtttattttgcCTTGTCCCTCTGTCTGTGGAAACCCTCTGTGGAAATAGggacattagggaccttaagatctacgacggcgacgtcgacaaaaacgtcacctcaaaatagaacttcgctctagtaaaagtctttcgcgattattccatctcgttcacttcgtacaatgggggcgaagtatcctaaatatAAAATGGTACGAAcgatttcagactgaaaatagagaatgaaagattctctgtcgcatgctcacgttgtcgaaacctcaaatttagtgatatcacgtcgtcgtcacgcagagaaccgcaaaaccgcacgtgctgcacatgcagcacgattatttaatGCTCCTTTAacaaatgatatcattgttttgtggcgttttcgtcgacgtcgtcttCGTAGaccttaagctcccttttcAGATCGATGGACAAGGACAACCTCGAGTACGaattttccgttctgagcatgcgcacttcgaaaaatgtcggcttCTAAACCTtctgcgcatgctcaatacggAAGACTCGTACTCGTTCCCCGATATAAAGTTCCCTATTTCTTTGATTCTGTTCTGGACCTTTTTCTAGCAATTTCTTGAGTCTTAAAACCTTctatgcatattaattaggatATCAGTAAATGCCTACTTTCCTAGCTTTTTAGCTTCTAGAAACTTCCTCAAGaagtcggccattttttaacTTTGCGTTGGCCCCCTTAAAGTGCGACcgggaaaaccgtgaacacctaAAATATATCAGGAATGTTATTTCTGTCCAATCACCCGTTCGACCGCAGCCGCCCAGAGTGTTTAGTTACTGTTATTTGCACCACAAGAGCTGTGTCGCCTTCAGATTTACCGGGTAATGGATTTAATTTGAGCCAATTGTGGTCGTTTAAGCTCTGAAACTACTTATAAAGAAACAGAACAGTTCGGCATTTGTTCTTCCTTTCACCGATCACTGGCACTCCCAAGCAATTGTTGCTTTCAACATGTGGCGCCGTCGCAAATACCTGTATTATCTGCTACAGTACTAACAACGTTTATTCAGTCTGCGGTTTGAGCGTGTGAAATCCTCAAACACGATTGGCTTATGAACAATAAGCATTCCTAATTATTTTgtgttcacggttttcccgGTCACACTGTAAGAAATCtgataaaatttgcattttagaCACTTGAAAAACGTGCCATTTCTTTCTCCTCGCATTTTTCCCGAACCTTTTATCACAGAAAGATCCTAAagttcttaaacttaaaaagcCTACTGATTAGAACACCAGaactttaaattttgtttttctgcaaataaaaaaagacaagaaaagaagaaaccaTTGACATTTGGTGTTCAATTCTACGAATGAAAAATGGCACTTCCTCGAAACTCTGTCTTTGCCTTAAATGGAGGTTCGCATGAGGACTTTAAGATCAATAATTGTCACTAGCAAAATACGTCtaaaaacacacttttaaacAACATTTACATATCTTTTGTCTTCCTTCACCGCTTATGAGGTTTGAATGCTTTCATCTTCTCAATAACTAATATACTTCGAGTAACGAAAATGACATGTTGACGCATCAGATTCCAAGAAGTAGTTTTTTCAACTTTCGGACGacgtttctggaaaaaaaaaaggaaggaagaaaaacaaagaaatagcagTTAAATGGAGATTAGCAATAATTTCGTTGTGAGTGATAAATGAataaggaatttttttaaatccatGAAACCGTTTGTACAGACATGTGTTTAGTTAATAGCAACGAGTATCACTACGACATGTAGACTACAAGCCCTCAATATCTAACTTCACTTTACGCAGGTAACCGGCAATTAGatatttcttttcagtccaTTGCAAACAGTTCTTTGCAAGAAGGAAAACACCCGACTCGGTGAATGcgaacaaaaattatttgagtCGCTAGCCAAAGCAGTTCTTAAACGAACTATACTGGCGACtgattttgaaacaatttctctgtgaaaaacttacctttttctCTTGAGCACTAGCCGATTACAAACCTGTTCAACATATTTCTTTTCAGTAAGTAAAATTATATTCGAACAacacttaccattcttttcggGTTCATGTGGCCCAAATTCAAACGTaacatcatcgccaattagtacaaatggcgcccagtatttaATGGCGGAATACTCCTTGGTctcccgaagagatttcatagcatggtgaagagctaaacttgcactttttctatctgtCAGGTGTTGATAGAAACTCTTCATGAACAGCAAGGTTGCCTCATCatcgattgcccagagtgacacaaGAACAGACCGcgcaccagcacacaggaaagctctCGCGATTCCCACCACACCCTCAGAATTCACCTCTCCCCGGCCACTGTGACAAGAGCTCAGAACAACCAGTCTTGCCCGAAGACCAACTGCACGAACATCACTCATTGTTAATATGAAATCTTCCTTTTCTGGAATGTGGGATGTGCGTTCaggatttggggccaaagcaatttctccaaatttcgAATCTCCATGTGCTGCAATATGGATTaaagcaactgacttcattcttttcagcacctcaCCTTTCGTTGCATTTCTTCCAGTGAGAAGAGtggtctgcagaagttctccaatcatCTCCACCTCTTTTAGTGCCCACGGCAACTCGTCGCTAACGGGTTCACCATTTTCGTCAGTGACTTCCTTTAAGCACGGATCGCCCACAAGCAGAGCTCCACTCTTATTGTAGAAGTCATCAGGTGCACTTGTGATGAGTTTTAAAGTGGTCAACGAGGGAACAGTACGGATCCTGACATAGTCACTTAatgcagaaaaaggagccaaGGAAAATGGCccatcaggaacaaagattAAGTCATCACCTTGAAGCAAGTCTGCAATGGGACTCATTAAGACATCAAACAAAGGCTGCAAAGAGTTATTATCGGAGAGGGTCAAAGACTGAAAGGTCTCGGAAAGAGCTTCCCTACCGCAAAACAAGTGTCTGCGTAGCTTGTCAAGTGTGCGATTCTCGCATCGGACAAAAGTCCCCATGCCAATCTGTTTCGAAGTAGTTTCTATCAGTGAAGCGGCACTTCcattttcgatttccttttGCCTAAAGTTTACTCCACTTCCTCTTCTCAGAAGCCAAAAACTGATAGTGTTCCCTTCAAGTGCTATGAAAACTGTTTGTAAGGGCAAATATTTTATAACAGAGCAGATAGTTTCCGTCGTCGCAACTGCAGAGGATGGTTCTTcattaattccaaattgcaccTTCAAAATGTCTGTCAAAGCCTGGGCTCGTCCTTGTTCAGCAGCAAACAAAGCCTCATAAACCTCTCCATTCTTTAAAAGTGCTCTCCATAGAGCTGTGTACGCAAACTGATTTGTGTCACGAaaacttattttccatgcatcttcTGATTGAAGAAGACGCCTTGTTTCATCCAAATGTTTTATGCTTAGACGATAAAAATTAAGGGCTTTGCACAACGAGCCCAAATTTTCATGAACATGACCAAGCCAATAGCAACCGGTTCCCTGTCCTACTGGATCCTCCGTTTCCTTGCAAATAGTAAGATGTTGTTCGAAAAGGAGAAGAGCATTTTCAATCTCACCCATTCTGTCATAAGCGATGGCGAGATTACCAATGGCCAATCCCTCCAGGTGCCTATCCCCTACGTCTCTTGCAATGCtgagatgttgttcgtgatactctaaggcccgcttaaaattgcccacactgggataagcgttgccgagataaCCATAGGcccttccctccccggccctattccctacttcttttgcaatgctaagacattcttcgtaatactctatggctcgcttaacaTTGCCCAGACTGAAATAAGCGTTGCCCAGATTACCATTGGCAGTGCCCTCCCCgtccctatcccctacttcctttgcaatgctaagatgttgtttgtgataatctatggctcgcttaaaactGCCCAGCCTaaaataagcgttgccgagattaccattggctcctccctccccggccctatcccctacttcctttgcaatgctaagacgtTGTTCGTGATaatctatggctcgcttaaaactGCCCAGCCTaaaataagcgttgccgagattaccattggctcctccctccccggccctatcccctacttccattgcaatgctaagatgttgttcgtgatactctatggctcgcttaaaattgcccagactgaaataagcattgccgagattaccattggcattgccctccccggccctatcccctacttccattgcaatgctaagatgttgttcgtgatactctatggctggcttaaaattgcccagactgtaataagcaatgccgagattaccattggccttgccctccccggccctatcccctacttccattgcaatgctaagataTTGTTCGTAATattctatggctcgcttaaaactGCCCAGCCTGgaataagcgttgccgagattaccattggctcCTCCCTCCCCcgccctgtcccctacttccattacaatgctaagatgttgttcgtgatattctatggctcgcttaaaattgcccagactgagataagcgttgccgagattaccaatGGCCTTGCCCTCCCCAGCTCTATCTCCTACTTCCTTTGAAGTGCTAAGATTTCGTTtgtaatactctatggctcgcttaaaattgcccagcctgagataagcgttgccgagattaccattggccttgccctccccgtccctatcccctacttccattgcaatgctaagatgttgttcatgatactctatggctcgcttaaaattgcccagactgagataagcattgccgagattaccattggcattgccctccccggccctatctcctacttcctttgcaatgctaagacgttgttcgtgatactctatggctcgcttaaaattgcccagactatgataagcattgccgagataaCCATTGGCCCTGCCCTCCCTGGCCCTATCTCCTACTtcctttgcaatgctaagaaattgtttgtgatactctatggctcgcttaaaattgcccagactgagataagcattgccgagattaccattggctcctccctccccggccctatctcCTACTTCCTTTGcgatgctaagatgttgttcgtgatactctaaggctcgcttaaaattgcccagactatgataagcattgccgagattaccattggctcctccctccccagccctatctcctacttcctttgcaatactaagacgttgttcgtgatactctatggctcgcttaaaattgcccagactgtgataagcgttaccgagattaccattggctaGTCCCtctccggccctatcccctacttccattgcaatgctaagatgttgttcgccatactctatggctcgcttaaaattgcccagactgtgataagctaTGCCGAGATTACCAATGCCtgtgccctccccggccctatcccctacttccattGCAACTCTAAGATgctgttcgtgatactctatggctcgcttaaaattgcccagactgcaataagcgatgccgagattacCACAGGCATTGCCCTCctcggccctatcccctacttcttttgaaATACTTAGTTGTTGCTTGAGGTACTTTCTGGCCTTTTTAAATTTGCCCAGATGGtgataagcgatgccgagattgccacAGGCTTTTCCCTCTCCAGCACTGAAAcctatttcttttaaaatccttaatgcttctgtgtaatcCCTCTTAGCCTGTTCAAAATAAGCCAAGCCATAATAATAATCGCCCAGATTGAAATAAGCAATACCCTCCCCTTTTCTGTTTCTCTCTTTTCTGGCAATGCTAAGCTCTTGTATATGCTGCTCGAAAACGTTCATCTTTTTGTCTGACATTCTTGATTATAAGAACTCTTGAGAACAAGGAAGGTCGTCTTTGAAAGAGAGGGCACTCCTTGAAAAATACGAAAGAAAGCATGAGAAATTCAATGCAATGTTCACAAATGCTGCAGATACGTAGCCCAACAAACACTAAAGAGACCACCGGTCATTATGAGTCTAACAAAGACAATTTTCTGCTGTTGACGTCAAACTCTTTACTTCTGTTGTTGAGCCCTTTGTCTGATTTGAACTGAAGACAGAATTGACTGCACAATTAAATAGACGTATTTAAATGGCATAAATTTGTGCCATATCATGATCAGACGTAACTCAGCCAAAGTAATACTGTTGTCTTTTGTCATCATATTTCcctgatcaaatcaaattgctcGCCTGATACCACTGTTGAAAGTAGGTGGTCAAACACTTTTTGTAACATACAGACTGCTCTAAATGTTCCCAGGATTTTAAAAGTTGGTCTAGAAAGTAATTATCTATAACCGTATTGTAACcaacttaatttaatttcagtaCATTTACATTACACCACATCATCACAGTATACATTACACTAAGTTCATGTTTTCACTACATTGCGTATTACTACTGACTGACATCTACAAGAAATCATCTTGCCCTTGATGGCAGTGAACATGCCATTTATATTCTAAGGCCTTTGTTACGGTGGATAGAAAAAATTCTGCTTTATAAACGTGAATACTAAGGTGTCCATTACGTcgaaatttgtttggtttaacGTCCATTGATATATGGACCCACGCTCCGGAAGGATCCATTCTCGTTcccttatttttcttatcctaTGTTCATGACTTCAGTGATGTATTCAAAATACCAGACCTGATTTTATTTGCAACTGCTGATATGACGATGCTAGTCTCTTACGTCTAATTATTTGGTTACCTGGTTCAAGGCAAAGAAACTTACACTAAACTTGCGGAAAACTAATTCTTTATTCTATTTAAGCTTCGAGAGAAAAAGACGTCATCTTTCGATGCAAATCTGCTAAAGTTATTAAAGAATTGAACAGATCGTAGAACGGTCTTTCTTGGGGATGTGCTTGACTAACATCTTTCTTGGAAACCCTGTATTTCTCAATTGGCTTGCAAAATCTCTGAATCTATAGCATTTAATTTCAGGTATAGTTGTTTTTCTAAATTTTGTTTGAGAACTCTGTTCTAGTGTTAAGTATTTATATAgtcattattgtattattgtgcaTGTACAAATCCAATCTTCGTAGTCTGTACTTGAAGttgactgtaactggacaatttgtgttaactgtttgcgcattccatg
This portion of the Montipora capricornis isolate CH-2021 chromosome 11, ASM3666992v2, whole genome shotgun sequence genome encodes:
- the LOC138024367 gene encoding tetratricopeptide repeat protein 28-like is translated as MSDKKMNVFEQHIQELSIARKERNRKGEGIAYFNLGDYYYGLAYFEQAKRDYTEALRILKEIGFSAGEGKACGNLGIAYHHLGKFKKARKYLKQQLSISKEVGDRAEEGNACGNLGIAYCSLGNFKRAIEYHEQHLRVAMEVGDRAGEGTGIGNLGIAYHSLGNFKRAIEYGEQHLSIAMEVGDRAGEGLANGNLGNAYHSLGNFKRAIEYHEQRLSIAKEVGDRAGEGGANGNLGNAYHSLGNFKRALEYHEQHLSIAKEVGDRAGEGGANGNLGNAYLSLGNFKRAIEYHKQFLSIAKEVGDRAREGRANGYLGNAYHSLGNFKRAIEYHEQRLSIAKEVGDRAGEGNANGNLGNAYLSLGNFKRAIEYHEQHLSIAMEVGDRDGEGKANGNLGNAYLRLGNFKRAIEYYKRNLSTSKEVGDRAGEGKAIGNLGNAYLSLGNFKRAIEYHEQHLSIVMEVGDRAGEGGANGNLGNAYSRLGSFKRAIEYYEQYLSIAMEVGDRAGEGKANGNLGIAYYSLGNFKPAIEYHEQHLSIAMEVGDRAGEGNANGNLGNAYFSLGNFKRAIEYHEQHLSIAMEVGDRAGEGGANGNLGNAYFRLGSFKRAIDYHEQRLSIAKEVGDRAGEGGANGNLGNAYFRLGSFKRAIDYHKQHLSIAKEVGDRDGEGTANGNLGNAYFSLGNVKRAIEYYEECLSIAKEVGNRAGEGRAYGYLGNAYPSVGNFKRALEYHEQHLSIARDVGDRHLEGLAIGNLAIAYDRMGEIENALLLFEQHLTICKETEDPVGQGTGCYWLGHVHENLGSLCKALNFYRLSIKHLDETRRLLQSEDAWKISFRDTNQFAYTALWRALLKNGEVYEALFAAEQGRAQALTDILKVQFGINEEPSSAVATTETICSVIKYLPLQTVFIALEGNTISFWLLRRGSGVNFRQKEIENGSAASLIETTSKQIGMGTFVRCENRTLDKLRRHLFCGREALSETFQSLTLSDNNSLQPLFDVLMSPIADLLQGDDLIFVPDGPFSLAPFSALSDYVRIRTVPSLTTLKLITSAPDDFYNKSGALLVGDPCLKEVTDENGEPVSDELPWALKEVEMIGELLQTTLLTGRNATKGEVLKRMKSVALIHIAAHGDSKFGEIALAPNPERTSHIPEKEDFILTMSDVRAVGLRARLVVLSSCHSGRGEVNSEGVVGIARAFLCAGARSVLVSLWAIDDEATLLFMKSFYQHLTDRKSASLALHHAMKSLRETKEYSAIKYWAPFVLIGDDVTFEFGPHEPEKNETSSES